The following proteins are co-located in the Acidimicrobiia bacterium genome:
- a CDS encoding amino acid ABC transporter permease codes for MSKRQRARLIRICVYVATGVLLVWIALTVDWSSIQESFFDPEIFAEQFPDIVTKAAVNTLIFTFFGFTGGLTLGLVIALMRISSIRPYRWFAFSYIELLRGLPALLTILIIGFGLPIATGTTLPGRYTTGSLALAMVASAYIAENIRAGIEAVPRGQMEAARSLGMSYGRAMVTIVIPQAFRIIIPPLTNELVLLLKDTSLISVLGVTEATREITRFARDGVIDSANATPFIAAGVVYLAITIPLTQMAAMIERRARAAR; via the coding sequence GTGTCGAAGCGACAACGCGCCAGGCTCATCCGGATCTGTGTCTACGTCGCCACCGGGGTCCTGCTCGTGTGGATCGCGCTCACGGTCGACTGGTCCAGCATCCAGGAGTCGTTCTTCGACCCCGAGATCTTCGCCGAGCAGTTCCCCGACATCGTCACCAAGGCAGCGGTCAACACGCTGATCTTCACGTTCTTCGGCTTCACCGGAGGACTCACGCTCGGGCTCGTCATCGCCCTGATGCGGATCTCCAGCATCCGCCCGTACCGCTGGTTCGCCTTCTCCTACATCGAGCTCCTGCGGGGACTACCGGCACTGCTCACCATTCTCATCATCGGGTTCGGTCTCCCCATCGCCACCGGAACCACCCTTCCGGGCCGTTACACGACCGGATCGCTGGCGCTCGCGATGGTCGCGTCGGCCTACATCGCCGAGAACATCCGGGCCGGGATCGAGGCGGTGCCCCGCGGGCAGATGGAGGCCGCACGGTCGCTCGGAATGAGCTACGGCCGGGCGATGGTCACGATCGTGATCCCCCAGGCCTTCCGAATCATCATCCCGCCGCTCACCAACGAGCTGGTGCTCCTCTTGAAGGACACGTCGCTGATCTCGGTGCTCGGGGTCACGGAGGCGACCCGGGAGATCACGCGCTTCGCGCGCGACGGAGTGATCGACTCGGCCAACGCCACGCCGTTCATCGCGGCCGGTGTCGTGTACCTCGCGATCACGATCCCGCTCACCCAGATGGCGGCGATGATCGAGCGACGGGCCCGGGCGGCACGGTGA
- a CDS encoding amino acid ABC transporter ATP-binding protein, whose translation MDDATPPSTPDAGDDGTPIRIDGLHKAFGDLEVLKGIDLHVERGEVVCIIGPSGSGKSTLLRCVNLLEEPTAGRIVVDGFELTDPDCDVDKVRQRIGMVFQLFNLFPQLTVLGNVTIAQRRVLKRRKAEAEEIGRAMLERVGLADKADEYPINLSGGQQQRAAIARSLAMHPDMMLFDEATSALDPELVGDVLGVMRSLAEEGMTMLVVTHEMGFARSVADRVIFMDDGQIVEDGPPDQVIGNPQEERTRQFLHRVLEEH comes from the coding sequence ATGGACGACGCCACACCGCCCTCAACGCCCGATGCCGGCGACGACGGCACGCCGATCCGGATCGACGGCCTCCACAAGGCCTTCGGTGACCTCGAGGTCCTCAAGGGCATCGACCTCCACGTCGAGCGCGGCGAGGTCGTGTGCATCATCGGCCCGTCCGGCTCGGGGAAGTCGACGCTGTTGCGCTGCGTGAACCTGCTGGAGGAGCCCACGGCCGGGAGGATCGTCGTGGACGGCTTCGAGCTGACAGACCCCGACTGCGACGTCGACAAGGTTCGACAGCGCATCGGGATGGTCTTCCAGCTCTTCAACCTGTTCCCGCAGCTCACCGTGCTCGGCAACGTCACCATCGCCCAGCGACGTGTACTGAAGCGGCGGAAGGCCGAGGCCGAGGAGATCGGCAGGGCGATGCTGGAGCGGGTCGGGCTGGCCGACAAGGCCGACGAGTACCCGATCAACCTCTCGGGGGGCCAGCAGCAACGTGCGGCGATCGCCCGGTCGCTGGCGATGCACCCCGACATGATGCTGTTCGACGAGGCCACGAGCGCCCTCGACCCCGAGCTGGTCGGCGACGTCCTGGGTGTGATGCGCTCGCTCGCCGAGGAGGGCATGACGATGCTCGTCGTCACCCACGAGATGGGCTTCGCCCGCAGCGTCGCCGACCGGGTGATCTTCATGGACGACGGTCAGATCGTGGAGGACGGGCCGCCCGATCAGGTGATCGGGAACCCGCAGGAGGAGCGAACCCGCCAGTTCCTCCACCGGGTCCTCGAGGAGCACTGA
- a CDS encoding amidohydrolase family protein, translated as MAPPAGSGTAYRIISTDGHVIEAPDMWERFLPDKYHDRMPKLVKDPKGGDAWELVPGAPPMALGLVSNTGEWGKRYEDLEWYGSSYDTIRKSAFDGKERLVDQDIDGVDAEVLYPSQRTMGTFMAQEDDDYHRAGVAAYNQWMYDEFTAADRSRLLAMYQIPGVDIESSVAALHEATSLDYRGVILSAFPSGNARLSADDDPFWAAAEEAEMPIHIHSGLRHAGQRKAGSAKKAATAVSGDRITMATMGGAVAGASDFISRFIYSEMFDRFPGLQMVAVECGVGWIPNFLEHMDDHWWRNRVWAGSNLKMTPSDYWHRNWKATFIREPFAMANRHWIGVDNLMWSNDYPHHRHDWPYSRRIIEETMAGVPAEERRRMVRDNAAELYRLEA; from the coding sequence ATGGCACCACCAGCGGGCAGCGGCACCGCCTACCGGATCATCTCCACCGACGGACACGTCATCGAGGCACCCGACATGTGGGAGCGGTTCCTCCCCGACAAGTACCACGACCGTATGCCGAAGTTGGTGAAGGACCCCAAGGGCGGCGACGCGTGGGAACTGGTGCCAGGTGCTCCTCCGATGGCGCTCGGGCTCGTGAGCAACACCGGCGAGTGGGGGAAACGCTACGAAGACCTCGAGTGGTACGGCTCGAGCTACGACACCATCCGCAAGAGCGCCTTCGACGGCAAGGAGCGCCTCGTCGATCAGGACATCGACGGTGTCGACGCGGAGGTCCTCTACCCGTCGCAACGCACGATGGGCACCTTCATGGCCCAGGAGGACGACGACTACCACCGTGCCGGAGTGGCTGCCTACAACCAGTGGATGTACGACGAGTTCACGGCCGCCGACCGTTCCCGGCTCCTGGCCATGTACCAGATTCCCGGCGTCGACATCGAGAGCTCGGTGGCCGCCCTGCACGAAGCCACGTCCCTCGACTACCGCGGCGTGATCCTCTCGGCCTTCCCCTCGGGGAACGCCCGGCTCAGCGCTGACGACGACCCGTTCTGGGCCGCCGCCGAGGAAGCGGAGATGCCGATCCACATCCACAGCGGGCTTCGCCACGCCGGGCAGCGCAAAGCGGGCTCCGCGAAGAAGGCCGCCACGGCCGTGAGCGGCGACCGGATCACGATGGCGACGATGGGCGGCGCGGTGGCCGGTGCGTCCGACTTCATCTCACGCTTCATCTACTCCGAGATGTTCGACCGCTTCCCCGGGCTCCAGATGGTTGCCGTCGAGTGCGGAGTCGGCTGGATCCCCAACTTCCTCGAGCACATGGACGACCACTGGTGGCGCAACCGCGTGTGGGCCGGGTCGAATCTGAAGATGACGCCCTCCGACTACTGGCACCGCAACTGGAAGGCCACGTTCATCCGCGAGCCGTTCGCGATGGCGAACCGCCACTGGATCGGTGTCGACAACCTCATGTGGTCCAACGACTACCCGCACCACCGCCACGACTGGCCGTACAGCCGGCGGATCATCGAGGAGACGATGGCGGGCGTGCCCGCCGAGGAACGTCGCCGCATGGTGCGCGACAACGCCGCGGAGTTGTACCGCCTCGAGGCCTGA
- a CDS encoding basic amino acid ABC transporter substrate-binding protein, with translation MRRSGIWRLLVVTLLVALVAFGCDSDSDSSDSSTTTAGDSGGSDTMDLDLVAGGKLTVCTDSPYEPFEFEENGEFTGFDMELLRAIATNLDLELAPTVQPFDGIWLAPAAGTCDLVGSAMTITPEREEEALFSDPYFDADQSLLIRTDDEGEISSLDDLDGKTIGVQTGTTGADYAEENAPDGAELREYDEPAAMFLAIDSGEIDAILQDFPVNLDRANQDDSVTVTETFPTGEQYGFAASKDNQALIDAVNEQLEALRGDGTYDEIFQEWFPGGEPGEAG, from the coding sequence ATGCGCCGTTCCGGCATATGGCGGCTTCTCGTCGTCACGCTTCTCGTTGCTCTCGTGGCGTTCGGCTGCGACAGCGACTCCGACAGCTCTGACAGCTCCACGACAACAGCCGGCGACTCCGGTGGCTCCGACACGATGGACCTCGATCTGGTGGCCGGCGGCAAGCTCACCGTCTGCACCGACTCGCCCTACGAGCCCTTCGAGTTCGAGGAGAACGGCGAGTTCACCGGGTTCGACATGGAGCTCCTGCGGGCCATCGCCACGAATCTCGACCTCGAGCTCGCGCCGACCGTGCAGCCCTTCGACGGGATCTGGCTGGCTCCAGCCGCCGGGACCTGCGACCTCGTCGGCTCGGCCATGACGATCACCCCCGAGCGCGAGGAGGAGGCACTCTTCTCCGACCCGTACTTCGACGCCGACCAGTCACTGCTGATCCGGACCGACGACGAGGGTGAGATCTCCTCGCTCGACGACCTCGACGGCAAGACCATCGGCGTGCAGACCGGGACAACGGGTGCCGACTACGCCGAGGAGAACGCTCCCGACGGTGCCGAGCTCCGGGAGTACGACGAGCCGGCGGCCATGTTCCTGGCCATCGACTCCGGTGAGATCGACGCCATCCTCCAGGACTTCCCGGTCAACCTCGACCGGGCAAACCAGGACGACTCCGTCACCGTCACCGAGACCTTCCCGACCGGTGAGCAGTACGGCTTCGCTGCGAGCAAGGACAACCAGGCGCTCATCGACGCCGTCAACGAGCAGCTCGAGGCGCTGCGCGGCGACGGGACCTACGACGAAATCTTCCAGGAGTGGTTCCCCGGAGGCGAGCCCGGCGAGGCCGGCTAG
- a CDS encoding DMT family transporter codes for MHRDQRAAGRTDAGIRQLSATGRGRLAVVAAAFVFGSTFVIVQDAVEDLTPAAFLAFRFAVAAVVLVPLVSRDRPPPNPEPGAGGLPVAGVLSGAVLAAGYLFQTAGLQFTTATNSAFITGLLVAFTPLLAAVFLHRPVTPTTLAGVVIAIGGLVALTGGLDSLGRGDVLTIGCAVAFAGHVIVLDVFSPRFGLLAYTAVQMAVVAVLCGLLVPFTGVGTFSVPAVSAVVFTGVVASAAAFWLQAYGQRYVGPSRTALLLLLEPVFAGLLGYVVGERLGVGGVIGALLILAGTGVAEIGAMRSSGDEPEATAA; via the coding sequence GTGCATCGAGACCAGCGAGCGGCTGGCCGCACTGATGCAGGAATCCGGCAACTGAGCGCCACCGGGCGCGGTCGCCTGGCGGTCGTCGCTGCCGCCTTCGTCTTCGGATCCACGTTCGTCATCGTCCAGGACGCCGTCGAGGACCTGACGCCGGCCGCCTTCCTCGCGTTCCGCTTCGCCGTGGCTGCGGTGGTCCTCGTGCCCCTGGTCTCACGAGACCGGCCGCCCCCGAACCCGGAGCCCGGGGCCGGGGGTCTGCCGGTCGCGGGGGTCCTGTCGGGTGCCGTGCTGGCGGCGGGCTACCTCTTCCAGACGGCCGGTCTCCAGTTCACGACCGCCACGAACTCGGCGTTCATCACGGGCCTGCTCGTGGCGTTCACACCGCTGCTGGCGGCGGTGTTCCTCCACCGGCCGGTGACGCCCACGACGCTGGCGGGTGTCGTGATCGCCATCGGCGGCCTCGTCGCCCTGACCGGCGGTCTCGACTCACTCGGTCGCGGCGACGTGCTCACGATCGGGTGCGCCGTGGCGTTCGCCGGCCACGTCATCGTCCTCGACGTCTTCAGCCCGCGCTTCGGCCTCCTGGCCTACACCGCCGTCCAGATGGCCGTCGTGGCAGTTCTGTGCGGGCTGCTCGTCCCGTTCACAGGAGTCGGGACCTTCTCGGTCCCGGCGGTGTCGGCCGTCGTGTTCACCGGCGTTGTCGCCTCGGCGGCGGCGTTCTGGCTCCAGGCCTACGGTCAGCGCTATGTCGGGCCGTCACGCACGGCGCTCCTGTTGCTGCTGGAGCCCGTCTTCGCCGGCCTGCTCGGCTATGTCGTGGGGGAACGCCTCGGTGTCGGCGGTGTGATCGGAGCGCTGCTCATCCTCGCCGGTACCGGTGTCGCCGAGATCGGCGCCATGCGCAGCTCGGGGGACGAGCCCGAGGCCACCGCGGCGTGA